The DNA window TGCTTCGTATTTTTATGGCAAACTAGTCTCAAGAAGGCAATAAAAAGTTTATTTTATCCATTAAAAATTGCAGGGTAAGCTAATGGCCGAAAAAGATGAGAAAAAAGCTGAGGCAAAGAAAGATGAAAAGCCTAAGGATCCTAATGAAAAAGAAGAGAAAAAAAGTCGTCTAGCTCTTTTTGCTGGTATTGGCGGTGTTTTGCTTGTGGCTCTTGGAGTAGGTGGTTTTTTTGTATTTAAAACCATTTCGGGAAAGAAAAACACTGAACTCGCAGCTCAAGGCACAAGTCATGATGATCATGACAAAAAAGATTCTAAAGACAGTAAAGATGACCATGGAAAAAAGGACGAAAAGAAAGACGATCAAGCTAAAAAAGACGAAAAAAAAGATGAGAAGAAAGATGATCATGGGAAGAAAGACGAAAAAAAAGATGAGAAGAAAGATGATCATGGGAAGAAAGATGAAAAAAAGGATGATAAAAAAGACGATCCAAATAAAAAAGATGATGGAAAAAAAGAAGAGCCTAAAGGAACAGCAAATTTTGGTGATACTTTTATGATCCCAAGACTAGATTTAAATCTAGGGAATTCAATTGAAAATAGATTCATTAGAATTGCAATTGCTATTGAATATCGAGGAGGAGAAAATCAAGGATTTGAATTAAAAAAACGGGAAGCTCAAATTAAAGATATTGTTATAACAGCTGTAACAAGTAAAACAAGATTAGTACTCATATCAGAAAATGGTAAAGAAAATCTTAGAAGAGAAATTTTAAATAGAATAAATGAAGTAACAGATAGGCCAGTTCAAAACGTGTATTTTACCGAATTCTTTGTGGAGTAATGCATGGATCAGGTATTAAGTCAGAATGAAGTCGACGCCTTATTAAATGCAGTTTCTGATGGAAGAAATGATAGCGATGGTGGACAAAAAGATGCATCAGGAATAGTTCATTATGATTTAGCAAATCAAGACAGAATTATTCGTGGGCGCATGCCAACGTTAGATATTATTCATGATCGTTTCATAAGATTGTTTCGTATTTCCTTATCAGCGGCATTGAGAAAAGTTGCAAATATTGGAGTGAATAGTTCGGGGCCAATTAAATTTGGCGAATTTATGAACTCCCTGCCCTTACCGAGTTGTCTTAATATTTTGAGAATAGAACCTCTTCGTGGTTCAGCAGTAATGGTTATTGAAAGTAAGTTACTTTATGCTTTGGTTGACAGTTTATTTGGAGGTTCTGATGTTCCTTACACAAAAATAGAAGGAAAAGATTTTACTCAAATAGAAATTAAAGTTGCCCGTCGTGTTGTAATGTCTGCTGTAGATGATCTTGAAAAAGCATGGGCACCAGTTTTCCCATTAAAAATAACTTATTCACGTACTGAAATTAATCCACAATTTGTTGCCATTGTTCCTCCTAGTGATGTTGTTATTTCAACAGCATTTGATGTCGAATTAGAAAAAATGAGTGGTTCAATAAAACTTGTGTTTCCTTATTCAACTCTTGAACCTATAAAATCAAAACTAAGCGTTGGATTTCAAAATGAGCAACTAGAAGTAGATCATATTTGGATAAATAGAATTAAAACTCAATTAATGGGTACCAGTGTAAATATGATTTGTAATTTAGGAAATTGTTGGATCAATTTAAGAGATTTAATGGAATTGGGTAAAGGGGATGTTCTTATTTTAGATAGAGATGCTGATAAACCTTTAGATATTATGATTGAAGGAATTCATAAATTTAGAGGAGTTCCTGGAATAATAAGAGGAAATAAAGCAATTAAAATAACAGAAATAATTGGAGATTATTAATGGCTGATTTGAACGAAGGATTTAGACCCGAAGATTTTGGTTTAGAACCAGGTGAAGAAGGAGATGCTGGAGGCACTGCTGAGGCAGCAGGTAGTGAAGCATCACCACCGGCAGCCGCAGGATCTAATCCTCCTATGGCTAAAGATGATGATTCATTAAAAAATATTGATCTTTCCAGAATGAAAATGGTTTTAGACGTCCCACTTAAAGTAACAGTGGAGCTTGGTAGAACAAAACTTCTTGTTAATGATTTACTCCAATTGGGGCAAGGCTCAGTGATTGAGTTAGATA is part of the Pigmentibacter ruber genome and encodes:
- the fliN gene encoding flagellar motor switch protein FliN, translated to MADLNEGFRPEDFGLEPGEEGDAGGTAEAAGSEASPPAAAGSNPPMAKDDDSLKNIDLSRMKMVLDVPLKVTVELGRTKLLVNDLLQLGQGSVIELDKMAGEPMEIYVNDKLVAMGEVVVVNEKFGVRLTDVMSGVGMDEAHSGESV
- a CDS encoding flagellar basal body-associated FliL family protein, producing MAEKDEKKAEAKKDEKPKDPNEKEEKKSRLALFAGIGGVLLVALGVGGFFVFKTISGKKNTELAAQGTSHDDHDKKDSKDSKDDHGKKDEKKDDQAKKDEKKDEKKDDHGKKDEKKDEKKDDHGKKDEKKDDKKDDPNKKDDGKKEEPKGTANFGDTFMIPRLDLNLGNSIENRFIRIAIAIEYRGGENQGFELKKREAQIKDIVITAVTSKTRLVLISENGKENLRREILNRINEVTDRPVQNVYFTEFFVE
- the fliM gene encoding flagellar motor switch protein FliM, with protein sequence MDQVLSQNEVDALLNAVSDGRNDSDGGQKDASGIVHYDLANQDRIIRGRMPTLDIIHDRFIRLFRISLSAALRKVANIGVNSSGPIKFGEFMNSLPLPSCLNILRIEPLRGSAVMVIESKLLYALVDSLFGGSDVPYTKIEGKDFTQIEIKVARRVVMSAVDDLEKAWAPVFPLKITYSRTEINPQFVAIVPPSDVVISTAFDVELEKMSGSIKLVFPYSTLEPIKSKLSVGFQNEQLEVDHIWINRIKTQLMGTSVNMICNLGNCWINLRDLMELGKGDVLILDRDADKPLDIMIEGIHKFRGVPGIIRGNKAIKITEIIGDY